GTTTGAACAGGGACCAGATGCGGCGCGAGGCAGGACCGACGTGAGCGTAGCGGTCCAGTCCGGTCAGCACCAGCTCTGGCATGGGCCCTGCGGCCAGGGGGGCGAGCACGGTACGATCCAGCTCGGCCAGTTGTTGCAGCCAAAGTCCCCAGTCTTGTCGTATCAGGCTGTCTTGCAAATCATCAATAATGCGCAGTTCGGCAGGCTCGGGGCCTAATTGCTGACTGGAAGCCCCGCCAAACAGCCATAAGCTGTTCACATTGGGCAGGCCCGCCTGTTCGCGCTCCTGATTGTCCGGCAGCGCAAAGGCCAGCATCTGAAATTCATTGATCAGGCGACGCCACGGGCGGGTTTGGACATCCTGCGTCCACCAATTATTCAAATTGCTTTGGCTGACCAGTTCTGTGGAGGCTGCTTGCACCGTAAAATCAGTGGGTGGAGTGACACGCCACAACTCCGGGCTGAGGTACTCGAATTGAAAGCCGGTGTCGTCCAGATAAGGGCGAATGGCCTCCAGCAAGGCACGGCTGTAGGACTCGGACAAGGCCAGTTGTTCAGCCGGTATCAGCATGGCGCCCTCACGAGAGGGGGCGATGTGAACCAGCTCGGCCAGCCAGACCGCCTGGTCCGGTGCCGCCGAGTGGATTTGTTTCAACTGGCGTAGCCGCAAAGGGGCCAGACCTGCGCTAAGATGCTGGGCTTGGTGCGCCGTAAAGCCGTGAGCGTGCAAAAGCCAGGATTGTGCTGGCGTGCACAGGTCCTCGGACGGGTCACGTACCGACAGCGTGCCTTTGCCCTGAGTCAGTAACTGAACCAGTGACGGGGCCGTCTGGGGCAAGTGTTTGATGAGTTCGCGCGCGATGGCCGGTTCCGGCAGCGCACCGTTGATTACGATCTGCATGACAGCGATTGTAGTGTTTTCTTTGAGGCGATAGCAGCTCGCATGGGATACGAATTTTGGATTGGAGCGCGGTATGCCGGCCTGGCCAAGGGCCGCAAACGGCGTGGGGGACGAAAAGACCGTTTCGTCTCCTTTATTGCGGGCAGCTCGATGGCGGGGATTGCCCTGGGGGTAGCCGCGCTCATTGTCGTGCTGTCCGTCATGAACGGCTTTCAGACCCAGGTGCGTGATCGCATGCTGTCGGTCTTGCCGCATATTGAACTGATTGTGCGCAATGCCGATCATCAGCAAGTCTTGAATGAATGGAAGTCGCTGGCCCAAAAAGCCCAGACCAATCCAGCGGTGGTGGGCTCGGCCCCCTATGTGGCCGGGCAGGGCATGCTGGTGCGCAGCAATCAATTGATGGGCGTGCAGGTACGCGGCATTGAGCCTGATCAGGAAAGCAAGGTGTCCGAGCTGGCCCAGCAAATGGTCATGGGCCGACTGGAAAACCTGCAGCCAGGCACTTTCGGGATTGTGCTGGGCGAGCAGTTGGCCAATCAACTACGTGTCAGCACGGGCGATACGATCATGCTGATGGCTCCGCAAGGCTCGATCTCGCCAGCCGGTTTTTCACCGCGCATGCGCCAGTTCACGGTAACCGGTGTGTTTTCCTCCGGCTATTACGAATACGATGCCAGCCTGGCTTTTGTGAACGTGGATGATGCTTCCAAGATTTTCCGCGATAGCGGCAATAGCGGCGTGCGTCTACGCATTAAGGACATGCAGCAGGCTCCCATGGTGGCTCAGGAATTGGCCAGCAAAATGCCGCGCAACGTGTTGGTGTCGGACTGGACGGCCAATAACCGCACCTGGTTTGCCGCCGTGCAAACTGAAAAACGCATGATGTTCCTGATCCTGGCTCTGATTGTGGCCGTGGCGGCTTTCAACCTGCTGTCCTCTTTGGTGATGGCGGTAAAAGACAAGCAGTCGGACATTGCGATCTTGCGTACGATTGGCGCCACCCCCAGCGAGATTGCCCGTATTTTCCTGGTGCAGGGCGCCTTGATCGGCGTGGTGGGGACGTTGCTGGGTGTCGGCTTGGGCACCTTGATTGCCTACAATATCGACGTGATCGTGCCCTTTATTGAAAATCTGATGGGCCGTAAATTCCTTCCGCAGCAGATTTACTTTATTAGCGAGCTGCCATCCAACCCGCAGGTTGACGATATTGTGCTGATTGCCATCGTCTCGCTGGTTCTGTCCTTCCTGGCCACGCTGTATCCAAGCTGGCGTGCTTCCAAGCTTCAACCTGCACAGGTGCTGCGTCATGACTGATCTTATCGCTCCAACCGTGCTGCGCGCGCGCGATGTCAGCGTCCACTACGAGGAAGGTGGCAACAGCATTCAAGTGCTCTCCGGGGTGAATCTGGAGGTGTGTCGTGGCGAGATGGTGGCCATTATTGGTGCTTCCGGCTCGGGTAAAAGTACTTTGCTGCATGCTTTGGGCCTGCTGGACAAGCCCAATACCGGCAGTATCGAGGTCAACGGCACCCAGACGGAAAGCCTGAATGAAAGCGAGCGCAGTCAGCTGCGCAACAAGGTGCTGGGTTTTGTGTACCAGTT
This genomic window from Alcaligenes faecalis contains:
- a CDS encoding lipoprotein-releasing ABC transporter permease subunit, producing the protein MGYEFWIGARYAGLAKGRKRRGGRKDRFVSFIAGSSMAGIALGVAALIVVLSVMNGFQTQVRDRMLSVLPHIELIVRNADHQQVLNEWKSLAQKAQTNPAVVGSAPYVAGQGMLVRSNQLMGVQVRGIEPDQESKVSELAQQMVMGRLENLQPGTFGIVLGEQLANQLRVSTGDTIMLMAPQGSISPAGFSPRMRQFTVTGVFSSGYYEYDASLAFVNVDDASKIFRDSGNSGVRLRIKDMQQAPMVAQELASKMPRNVLVSDWTANNRTWFAAVQTEKRMMFLILALIVAVAAFNLLSSLVMAVKDKQSDIAILRTIGATPSEIARIFLVQGALIGVVGTLLGVGLGTLIAYNIDVIVPFIENLMGRKFLPQQIYFISELPSNPQVDDIVLIAIVSLVLSFLATLYPSWRASKLQPAQVLRHD